A window of Gorilla gorilla gorilla isolate KB3781 chromosome 5, NHGRI_mGorGor1-v2.1_pri, whole genome shotgun sequence genomic DNA:
TGTCCAATCCAAAGAAGCATATTTCATAACAGCGATTCCATTGGTTGAAATAAAACTGTAATTTGAGCCAATGGCACAGCTTTATTTTCGCGCCCAGTATTGACTATAAGTAGTGGAGCTCTGGTGAACTTCTCTCAGCTGTTCTCAGTTCCTCCATTTGTCGTTTCTTCGTTATGTCGGGACGCGGAAAGCAGGGAGGCAAAGCTCGCGCCAAGGCCAAGACCCGCTCTTCTCGTGCCGGTCTCCAGTTCCCCGTGGGCCGAGTTCACCGACTGCTCCGCAAGGGCAACTATGCTGAGCGGGTCGGGGCCGGCGCGCCGGTGTACCTGGCGGCGGTGCTGGAGTACCTGACTGCCGAGATCCTGGAGCTGGCGGGCAACGCCGCCCGCGACAACAAGAAGACCCGCATTATCCCGCGCCACTTGCAGCTGGCCATCCGCAACGACGAGGAGCTCAACAAGCTGCTGGGCAAAGTAACCATCGCTCAGGGTGGTGTCCTGCCCAACATCCAGGCTGTGCTACTGCCCAAGAAGACCGAGAGTCACCACAAGGCCAAAGGCAAATAATGTCTCCATAGAATCACTTTCCAATACAACGGCTCTTTTCAGAGCCACCTACTATTTCTGCGGGAGAGCTGGGCCACTGGTTAAACATTTGGAACGTTTGTTATGAAAAGATAAAGCATTTTTCATCcagagccaggctcagtggctcacacctgtaatcccagcacttttggaagctgaggcgggaagatcgctgGAGCTCATGAATtcgagatctgcctgggcatcatagcggatacaaaaattagccgatcgGGGTGGTGCACGCCTTTAGTCCTAGCACTTcacagaggctgaagtgggacgatcgcttgagccggggaggctgaggctgcatgcagtgagccgagaccacgccactgcacgccagcctgggtgacagagcgagaacctgacttaaggaaaaaaaaataatccagTACAGAATGACACGGTCATGTAAAATTGGCATGTAAtagagaccccatcttaaaactTGCTACTATATTGTCTTGTGCGTTGATAGCATGTTATATTAATGCCGAACACATTAGTGACGCCGAAGTAGCTGGCGCCTAAATGGCTTAAACGCGGAAAAACCACATACAGATGATGGAACAAAAACTGGCCAATCAGATTATAGAGcgggctttttaaaatgtaagaagcTTCTTTGTAGCTAGGCGTCAGACAAAAAGCTTGACACCAACTTATCGAAAACCAACGGCTGGAATTCATATTCTAATAACAGACTGCATGGGTAAACTACGTGGGGAGTCCAACCAACACCCTGGACTCTTGCTTGCCTTGCGTTACTCGATTAGGGTTGAGGGAGAACTGCCCGAGATTTTTCGAATGCAAGGAATCTTGCTGCCTGATCTAACATGTTGTGCACAGCCATTTTTTAGAGATCTCTGGGTGGCTCTGAAAAGAGCCTTTGGGGCTTTGTTGCGGTTTTCACACGCCAGCTTCCTACTTCTTTTTGGCAGCCGCCTTCTTGGCCTTTGCAGCTTTAGGTTTTGCTGCTTTGGGCTTAGCGGCTTTGGGCTTTGCCGCCTTCGGCTTAACTGCCTTGGGCTTGGCAGGACTCTTGGTTGCCTTTTTCGGTTTGGCAGCGGCCTTGGCCTTTTTGGGGCTCTTCGCCACCTTTTTGACGCCAGCCGCCGCGGGCTTCTTCGCCTTCTTCGGAGTCTTCTTCACTGCCTTTTTCGCCCCTGCAGCCTTCTTGGCCTTCTTAGGCGTGGCCCCCGCGGGCTTCTTAGCTTTAGCGGCGCCTGCCTTCTTGGCTTTGGGCTTGGCTTCCCCGGAGGCCGCCTTCTTGTTGAGTTTAAAGGAGCCAGAAGCACCAGTGCCCTTGGTCTGCACCAGGGTGCCCTTGCTCACCAAGCTCTTGAGGCCCAGCTTAATGCGGCTGTTATTCTTCTCCACGTCGTAGCCACCGGCCGCTAAGGCCTTCTTAAGGGCTGCCAAAGAAAGGCCATTGCGCTCCTTAGAAGCAGCCACAGCCTTGGTGATCAGCTCTGAGACTGGGGGCCCCGTCGCTTTGCGCTTAGCAGCGCCGGCGCCGGCAGCCTTCTTAGTTGCTTTCTTCTTAGCCGGGGATTTCTCCACCGGCGCTGGGGTGGCTGTCTCGGCAGGAGCGGTTTCTGACATTGTGGCAAGAAACTGCTAGAAGAGAATAAGCTCGAAATCTAAAGAGCAGGTTTTGCATTGCTGCTATGCTCGGGCCCCGGGCTTATATAAGCCGGCGCTGCCCTGTGATTGGTGGAGCGTCCAATCCGCCGCCCTCTGGCCGCCGCCGCTCGCAGTTGGACTCCCAAATTGTGTTTGTTAGTCCTCAAAATTTGATTAAATGCTTAAAACAATGGTACAGAATTTGGCACTTTGAAGCTCCAAAGGAGGAAAACAGCCTCCAGGTTCACATACTTGTTTGTGTTTTCAAGAATCTTGTGCAATTgatgaaagatatttttaaaaatcccttcagCTTTTCATAAGAATCCATTGGGCTGAGGGCATCATGTTAGTTAGTAGCGTGTCGCGATAAATTTCTACTAAGTATCCGGTGaaagttatttctaaaaatttgcCCATGAGTTCATGCTTTGATTTTTGCAAGAGAAAAGACACTGGGTTCCTTGATTTGGGCATGAACTTTGTTTCTAACTGTAGCAAGTAACACAGGCACAGGACAGCTGGTTGCCTACAGCCCCAACTTAACCACATAGACTTGACTTTACAAACTGGTTCTGTGTCCTAGGAGTTTCCATGTGCTGATGTCTTTACAGAATGGGATTTTGCAGCTTGGAAGAGTTCCACAGTCAGAGTGACTTCTGCATTGCAGCACCAGTAATACAAATCGCTTTGACTTAAGGATCTAACTACTCAGATTCACATTCAAACTTAAATGTGTTATGTTTTCTAATTagagtgttttctctttttagttcCTGGGCAAATCCAttaaaaaggggaagaaaaatactATAGATAATTCAGTTTAGAGAAAACTCAAACTTGTGGAAAATTATTCAGGAGCTCCCAGTGATCCTCAAATGCACAAACTGTTTAGGTGGCCCAGGACACTGTCAGGTTTTCGAAATGTTCTCACTGCTCCCCCTGAATCTCCACCCACATTTAACAAGCTGCACCATCAGGAATACTCTCTTCTATGAGCAGCCAGGATATATCAATATgggtatttttgtgtgttttagcgctaatattttagaagaatatCTGGCTATTGACTGTGAAAAGGTTGGATTGGATATTGAGCGACTTCACGTTATAGAGGTTCAGAGGAACTCAGCAAAACATAGGCAAATACACTGAGGTTGAAATAAATGAAGTTTACGATTTATGGGAGGTGGAGGGGATTGGACAGGATGCCTGGATGATAAAAATGATCAAATGATGATTTGGATTCCTAATGAAATCAACAGTCACTTATTTCTCACTCTTGAAATGCTGTGCAAGAAAATTTAAAGTAGCCAACGCACTTCATCTTCTAAGAACTCCTGGAGAAGTTGGCAGACTATGGCCAAATCTGGACAATGGCTTTTTTCCGTATGGCCCTCAAGCTAAGAAGtgtctttatgttttaaaagtattgtttaaaaaaaaacaaaaacaaaggctgggcacggtggttcatgtctgtaatctcagcacttggggacaCTGGGATAGGTGGgttgcttgggctcaggagttggagaccagcttgggcaacttggtaaaaccccatctttactaaaaatacaaaacattttgctggatgtggtggcacatgcctgtagtctcagctactcgggaggctaaggtgggaggatcacttgaattcagggtgtcaaggctgcagtgagcagtgatagcagcactgcactccagccagggcaatggagcaagatcctgtctcgaaAAAGCAAACTAACTAAAAACTAAAGAGTGTGTGACAGAGACTATATATGGCCTTTAAACCCTAAGCTATTTATTATCTAGCCCTTTTACTGTGTTATAAATTTCTCCACAGAGACACAGATATTGTATAGGCCTCTTACCAAACAATGCAAATTGAGAACTAAAGAAAAGGAGATCTTCACGAGCAAATGTTCTAACCAAGCACTTTCCACTGTTCCAAACACAAAACTTAGAAGGTCCAggagaaaaaaaccccaaaactccaTGTGTAATGGAGCCAGGGTATAACAATAAGAGCTGACACTCATTCAGCATTTACTACCTGCCAGGAAGTAATCTTAAATATGTTCTACAGGCTTCTATTAATTTGCTACATTTACAGCTATACAAGATGAGGCCCAGATAGagaattaataacttgtcaaagGTTATACAGCTATGAAGTGGCAGCTCTAAATTTTAAACCTAGAAACATGGCCTCAGCTCTATTATGGAGGGAAAATCCTtgaagaggtgagaagagaacTATCTTCAAAGCTTGGAAGAGGCAGTGTCAAGTTGTTCCTACACCTAGCAAACAGCCACTAAAAGAGCTCAAGTTAATTGTGGGAAGAGGCTTCTGGCCCCATGGAtcaaaagtgtttttttgttgttgtttttctgaatCGAATCTTAAGTTTCCAAAAACTTTATACCCGTATCCAACCCTTTGAATGTGAGGACTTTTTTGCTCATCTGTGATGGTGGATATCACAAAAATTATGTAcagacttttcttctttctttcccttccttccttttttttttttttctttttatttttttgagacagagtctcactctgtcaccaggactggagtgcagtagcgtgatctcggctcactgcaacctcagcctcccaaggagctgggactacaggcgcctgccactatgcccagctaattttttgtgtttttagtagagacgtggcttcaccatgttggccaggctggtctggaactcctgacctcgtgattcgcccgcatcggcctcccaaaatgcgaagtgctgggattacaaatgtgagccactgcgcccttcctttttccttccttccttcctttgttttctttcgcCAGCTATCTTTAGTGATCCTGTATTTTaagtgtggcccaagacaattcttcttccaacgTGGCCCAGGGAAGACAAAAGATTGGACACCGCTGCACCAGTTGCTGGGATACATGCCTCTTTGCAAGAGTGAATCCAATATGAGAAGGGAAGGCACAGATACGAGGCTAAGCTGGCTGAGAGCACTAGGGAGAAAAATTGCCTTCACATCTCTGCCAGATATCTCCTAGGTCAAGATGTGTGCTTCAAAAAGTTTAAGAGCAAAATGAGGTCATGATAGTCACATATGTAGAGCACATGAGGAAACTCTAAACAGCTGGAAATAATGGAAAAGTTTGGTTAGAAACCAGGAAGAGCTTTAAAATACTACTTGAAGTTTAATACCCAGACTGattctctctgaaaaaaaaaagaaagaaaaaatctcatGAAAATCCAACTCCACAATCTATGACAAGCATATGGTGAAAtgacaggaaaatattttttaaggtcCACTTAGAGCTAGAagttcatttcacagatgacagCATGCAGTAGGTTAAAGTATCCCTCTTCAGAGGCCCACTACCTAACACATGGCTTGCTAAACATTACATTGAAACAGAACAAAAGTGTCGAGCTTTTTGTCAAAACTGTTACTTGCATGGGGTACAATGGCAACTTTGTTACGTGCATATGCTCCAAGGTGGTCAAGTTACATGGGCTATACAAGAGCTAAATAGCTTACATTGTACCAATTAAGTAATTTATCAttcattctttcctcccttctgagTCCTTATTGTCTATTGTTCCACTCTCATGTGTGCAGTTTTTAGagcctctgttttttgttttttgtatttttgaggcggagtctcgctctgtagcccaggctggagggcagtggcgcgatctcggctcactgcaacctctgcctgccaggttcaagcgatcctcctgcctcagcctcccgagtagaagggactacaggcgcgtgccaccacggccggcagtctttttttttactggacacgggggtttcaccgtgttagccaggatggtcttgatctcctgaccttgtgatccgcctgcctcggcctcacaagaGCCTGTGGACACTCATTGTGCTACTTGTTCCCTTCAGTAGGGGCAGGTAGATACGCAGGAGACACATTCCTCCAGGATAAAAACAGGAATACTTTTCAAAACTAAACTTCATCTGTAGAATTGACCCTATGACATGTCTTTGAGTGATAATCCTTATCAGTAGGAGCAGGTTCTGTATGTGAAATTGATTTAGCATACCAACAGCATGTGACCTGACTCCTGCATTATAGTGTGTTGAGCCACTACCACGTTTTGTCCACAGCTTGTATTTAACATGGAGCTAAGACACGTCTCAAAAGCTACAGCTTCCTTTTGGTGACAATTGAGGGGCTCTGAAAAGAGCCTTTTGGGGTTGGACAGACTTCTTGGGCTGATAGGAAAATATTTATGCCCTCTCCCCTCGGATGCGGCGCGCAAGCTGGATGTCTTTAGGCATAATAGTGACGCGCTTGGCGTGAATGGCGCACAGGTTGGTATCCTCAAATAGCCCCACCAGGTAGGCCTCGCAAGCCTCCTGCAGCGCCATCACCGCCGAGCTCTGGAAGCGCAGATCGGTCTTAAAGTCCTGTGCGATCTCCCGGACCAAGCGCTGAAAAGGTAGCTTCCGGATTAGCAGCTCGGTCGACTTCTGGTAGCGGCGGATCTCGCGCAGGGCCACGGTGCCGGGGCGGTAGCGGTGGGGCTTCTTGACACCACCGGTGGCCGGAGCGCTCTTGCGAGCCGCCTTGGTGGCCAGCTGCTTGCGCGGCGCTTTGCCGCCGGTGGACTTGCGAGCTGTTTGCTTTGTTCGTGCCATGGCTAAGTAGACCTACCTACTCAAcacaaatgagagaaaaaaaactgaTCATCCCGGTATTTATAGCTGCCCTCACGTTCTGATTGGACAGTAGACTGTGCCATGCCACGTCTCATACACGGAATTGGCTCCCAGTTTAATCTGCTAGTGAAAGGGAGACATTCCGCCTCTGTTTTGGGTCAAGAAACGTAAAATGGTTTTGCtagctaaagaaaaacaaaaacagaaacaaaaaaaaatcccccaaaagtCTAGGATTTTTCATGCATCAAAATCCTGTTTAAATATAAGCTTGATAAATCTAAACTTGCCTTGCACTATTTTAATTACGAGGTGTCGTTACTGATTTgacaaaaagttaaagaaagtgAAGGAAAAGTGAAACTAGAGTAAATCTGTAAATGGAGGCATTGAAGGGGATATGAAATTCGAGCGTTGTGGTATGCCAGTATTTCTCAAATTTAAACGTACGTGATGTTTTAGAAGTTGGccgactttttctgtaaagggcgaTATTAAAGCATTTTGGGCTTTGCGGACCACAGTGTCATAGTTACACAGCCCTCGCATTTGTAGCGGTAAAGTAATCGATACAAGATAAATGAGACCGGCTGTTTCACTATGACTTTTGCAAAAACCAGAGAGGCGTTATAGATTTGGCCGTGTATCAGAGAAGCCGGCACTTTTAACCACTAAGTAATGCTGAAAGGGGCACCGAACCTCAAACTTCAGCGACTGCTTATATGGAATCGCTAATTTGCCAAAACTGCCATACGTTTAAGTGTTCTTAAGAAATTAACTGTCTTTAGTCTACAGCTCTTTCACAGACTTCATGGGTGGCCCTGAGAAGGGCCTTTGAGGAACCGTCTAAGTAAAACACTCAGCCGCCAAAGCCATAGAGGGTGCGGCCCTGGCGCTTGAGCGCGTAAACCACGTCCATGGCTGTGACTGTCTTGCGTTTGGCGTGCTCCGTGTAGGTAACTGCATCGCGGATTACATTCTCCAAAAACACTTTAAGAACTCCGCGTGTCTCCTCGTATATAAGGCCTGAGATGCGCTTAACGCCTCCACGCCGTGCCAGGCGTCGGATGGCGGGCTTGGTGATGCCCTGAATGTTGTCGCGCAGAACTTTGCGGTGGCGCTTAGCGCCTCCTTTGCCCAGACCCTTCCCGCCTTTGCCGCGCCCAGACATGTCTTGTACTAAACAAAATGCAACACGGCAAGCCTCGCAGCAGTACTTTATATAGTAATAAATCGGACCTGATTGGGAACTCTCCACACCAGCTGCATCCGGTCAGCCGATTCACAGACCTTGCGCCCTGCCCACGACTtcaggaaaaaatggaaagggGGGTACTTAAACTCCAGTTTCTAAAAATGATGCCCAGTTAAAAATTATTCAGCTCATCTTGCCCTTCTACAGTGTTTTAGGCTGACCACCGCTGCATTCCATTGTCTGGGTCTTTGCAGCCTGTTTTTCCTGTCACCTCTTAGCATCGATTGTTCTAGTGCTTTGTGGCTGCTGGAATCAAGTGGCGCCATCTCTAGAGGGGTAATCACAGTCGTTTCGGGCATTTGTGAAATAGCGTGTAGAAACTGCTTCCGTACAAACTCGAAGTGATCAGCCTATGGAATGGCTGACTGCAAAAGACGACGCCTGATGATAGCTCCAAGGTGGGATTCCTCACCTTTCTCAAAtttggttctctattcttttccttaCCTTTTACTCTTTCTGTAGCTgtcctttctgttcctttctctccctcgCCAACCACATTTTTGGGGCAAGAActgactttctattttttttcctcattccaCCTAGAAACACTTCAGGAAGCTGTTTGAGAAAGAAAGGTGGCTTTTACCCTGTATTTCCTTAGAATGGTGAAGGTGCCGCTTGAGCTCCCTCATGTTCCTCTTTTCTGTTGAACTAGGAAATCAGCTGTGCCCAGAAACCCTGTCTTTTACATTTACAAATAAAGTGCAGGAGGGAAAGACCGAGGATGACTTTATTCCaagaaaaagagtttcaaatggccggacgcggtggctcacgcctgtaatcccagccagaaGGGAGGCCGATGcatgtggatcacaaggtcaggagttcgagaccagcctggctaagatggcgaaaccccttctctactaaaaataaagaaaattgaccgggcgtggtggagggcgcccataatcccagctactcaggaggtggaggcaagaaaatcgcttgaacgcagaaggcggaggttgcagtgagccaagatcgagcccctgcactccatgcactccagcctgggcgacaaagtaagagtccgtctcaaaaaaaagtttcaaataaaTGTTGTGTGACCTTCCTGACCTAGGCTGGCTCTGCCTTGCCCTGCCTTCCAGCTATCAGATTTCGTTTCTCAGTAATGTTTACCTTTTATATTTCAAATGTGTATGATTATTTACCCCTTTAgcaaatatctaattttattctaaaaatcagTCTCTGCAAGTACATTATGAACTACTCTATGATTACTGTATGTGCAAAACATTACATACTCATGTTGTATTAGTTAATCAATTTCTCACTGAGCTAGGCtggcctctttttccttttttttttttttttttttttttttgacagagttttggtcttgtcaccccaggctggagtgcaatggcgagttctctgctcactgcaatctccccctcacgggttcaagcgattctccgcctcccggattcaagcgattcttcagccttagcctcctaagtagctgggattaaaggcacccgccactacgctcggctaatttttgtatttttagtagagacggggttttgccgttttggccaggctggtctcgaactcctgacctcacgtgatccgcccacctcggcctcccaaactgctgggattacaggcgtgagccactgctcccggccttattttttgtatttttagtagagacggggtttcaccgtgttagcctggatggtctctatctcctgacctggtgatccacccgcctcggccacccaaagtgctgggattacaagcgtgagccatcgcgcccagcggTTAACCTCTTTTTTGTTATTAGTTCAGGCTGTGACCCTTATGGTCTCACAACTTCTGTACCCTACAGCATTGACATCTGTGTTTTTCAGAggtgtaaattctttttttttttttttttttttgaggcaggctcttggtctgtcaccaaggctgaagtgcgatcttcccacctcagcctccccagatcctgggactacaggtgtgagccaccacccattcccggctaatttttgtatttcttgtagagatggggttccaccatgctgtccaggctggtctcgaactcctgggctcaagcagtccacctgcctcggccttccgacgtgctgggattacaggtgtgagccaccacatccggtcCCTACTAAATTTTCTATGTTAAGTCGTTAAAACAGATACTTTGTTAGTTCTCTTCTCCTACCAGCATGCAAACAAATAgaagattttttaatttaaaaagaaagtttgtttcatttaaattaaGTACTTTTTAAATGACTCCTTTTTGTTTTCCTCACATGATAATGTTAATTGAAATGACAGTTGCTCAGTATATCCTTGTTGTTTAATCGGGATAAATTGTGTATTCTCTTCACGCTAAAAAAGAGTGGTACTgccctaggcaggtggatcacttgaggccaggagagtgagactagcctgcccaacatgatgaaacctcgtctctactaaaacacaaaaaattaactgggcatggtggcctgtgcttgTAACCTCAGTTACTTgcgaggttgaggcacaagaatcagttgaacccaggatgcagaggttacagtgagccaatattgcaccattgcactccagcctgagtgacagaccaagaagctgtctaaaaaaaaaaaaaaaagttgtacttCTACCATGCTTCAAGATtgactagaaaaaaagaaaacaaaagaaataaataatagaaattaaaaagatattttaaaaagagatttaaaagatttacttttcctggccaggcgcggtggctcacgcctgtaatcccagcactttgggaggctgaggcgggcagatcaccaggtcaggagatcgataccatcctggctaacagagtgaaaccctgtctctactaaaaatacaaaaaattagccaggcgtggtggcacacaccggtAGTCCCATCTattctggtggctgaggcaggagaatcgcttgaaccctggaggcggaggttgcagtgagccgagatcgcgccactgcactccagcctggccgacagagcgagactccgtctcaaaataaaaaaaaaaaaacttttacttttCCAAGAGAAATGTTGCCaatgttttcatttccatatAATTCTTTCTATGCttaagcaaatgaatgaatgaagtgtgCTTATCTTTTCGATGTTCTGAGGGATGCTTGCTGATCTGCAGTTGTCTCTGACAATTTCTTAATGTCCTTACTTTAGAGTATTTTAACCACCAAGTTTGCccctgcctagacagagccgatttatcaagacaggggaattggaatagagaaagagtaactcACGCAGAGCCAGGCATTCGGGgagtacagtttttttttttttttttagcggtagcaaggtttattgtgaagagagaaaggacaaagcttccacagcatggaaggggatcCGAGGGGGTTGCCCGgggagtacatttttttttttttttagcggtagcaaggtttattgtgaagagagaaaggacaaagcttccacagcatggaaggggatcCGAGGGGGTTGCCCGGggagtacaatttttttttttttttaggttttttaaacccacttttattaattaattgtaagtaatacaaatattccaaaaatttAAACAGACACTTAATGGCGTCCTGCATTACAAGTTTTTGAATACAACAAATTTATCAAACCATGAATCTGTAAGCAAGGTAGTCAGAATCCCATAGCCCACTCACACTGGGAAGCAGATCCCCTACCCTCCAAATGGCATCTTGAAGGGGGAAAGTGGCACGAAATGGAACATGATAAGCAAAAAAGCTGACGAGGCCCAAAGAGGAGGGTCCACTCCAGGGGCAGGCCCTACAACGTTAAAAGAATGGGGCAGCTGGCCCGACCTCTGGCCTCCTCTTCCCTGGCTGAATGTAGATATTTACCAGCAtttagaaaaaagtagaaaaagacaGAACTAAACCCCTGTTTAGGAAAAAGGGACCAAGGGACAGCAGTGGTTAAGTCATCCACTGAGGACCTGAAGGGGAAAATGGACTTACCTTTCTCATATACTTGGCCTGGCTAGGACACTGGGTGCCAGACAGCCTTCTGAgggtattttctttctaaatgagGCCTCAGGAACAGGTAGGGGCAGCAGAATAGAATAGCATCCATTTCCCAGGGAAAGACTGCCTTTACATTTCCCATGCTTTTAGCACAAAGCAGCGTCTGGGCCACTGTTATCAGAGGTGAGTTTATACATTTACAAAATGCTTAAAATCTTTGGGAAGCAGGAGGAAGCTAAACAGAAGGTCCCAGGTTAACTGAAGGCAAATTCACTCAACCTCTCTAGTAAGGGACCCATGGGCTACCGAGCGTCCCCTCTACAATGTGCAGAGTGGAAACCCTTACCTGACCCTTTTCCAAACTGGTCCTGTATCCAAAGCTCCCCCTATGAGAGGGACGCGAACATCAGGCTTTTGATTTAGAAGCCCAATCAGAGAGACACACTGTGTCCCTGAAGAGGCACCTTAAAGGAACTGAACCTGGCAGGTAGGCAGATTCCTGGCATGGCTTGAATTGAtgctgaccaggcatggtggcctattGCCTTCTGAAGACCAGTCTCAAGTGGGAGGGGCTGATGGTGGGAAGCCCTAGAAGAGAGTCTGGGATGAAGCGGCCTCCTCCCTGTCTTGCCCTCCAAAATTGAGTCTGGCCTGATTCCTTTGAGGAGCAAATTTTACAATCATCCCTCACCCTAACACACGGTGAAACTGGAAACCCAACAGCAAATAATGACTAGGCTGGCTCTGGTCCACATGAACGG
This region includes:
- the LOC101127003 gene encoding histone H2A type 1 — protein: MSGRGKQGGKARAKAKTRSSRAGLQFPVGRVHRLLRKGNYAERVGAGAPVYLAAVLEYLTAEILELAGNAARDNKKTRIIPRHLQLAIRNDEELNKLLGKVTIAQGGVLPNIQAVLLPKKTESHHKAKGK
- the LOC101128472 gene encoding histone H3.1 isoform X2, yielding MARTKQTARKSTGGKAPRKQLATKAARKSAPATGGVKKPHRYRPGTVALREIRRYQKSTELLIRKLPFQRLVREIAQDFKTDLRFQSSAVMALQEACEAYLVGLFEDTNLLLFLIMSGRGKGGKGLGKGGAKRHRKVLRDNIQGITKPAIRRLARRGGVKRISGLIYEETRGVLKVFLENVIRDAVTYTEHAKRKTVTAMDVVYALKRQGRTLYGFGG
- the H1-5 gene encoding histone H1.5, yielding MSETAPAETATPAPVEKSPAKKKATKKAAGAGAAKRKATGPPVSELITKAVAASKERNGLSLAALKKALAAGGYDVEKNNSRIKLGLKSLVSKGTLVQTKGTGASGSFKLNKKAASGEAKPKAKKAGAAKAKKPAGATPKKAKKAAGAKKAVKKTPKKAKKPAAAGVKKVAKSPKKAKAAAKPKKATKSPAKPKAVKPKAAKPKAAKPKAAKPKAAKAKKAAAKKK
- the LOC101128104 gene encoding histone H3.1-like, whose amino-acid sequence is MARTKQTARKSTGGKAPRKQLATKAARKSAPATGGVKKPHRYRPGTVALREIRRYQKSTELLIRKLPFQRLVREIAQDFKTDLRFQSSAVMALQEACEAYLVGLFEDTNFCLVQDMSGRGKGGKGLGKGGAKRHRKVLRDNIQGITKPAIRRLARRGGVKRISGLIYEETRGVLKVFLENVIRDAVTYTEHAKRKTVTAMDVVYALKRQGRTLYGFGG